A genome region from Solanum pennellii chromosome 12, SPENNV200 includes the following:
- the LOC107006945 gene encoding uncharacterized protein LOC107006945, translating to MARSTLMLGRSFAVPENEGRINIGRNQGRNREPRNEERNREPRNQARNRESRGEYHQKPISKTCPKNSHESPIAKTIILFGGLRSRATAPIADCQSKKKKKQKMRMKNLKFVDGDSTFSTHTSCCRKGRKASYSCMASSFDDFVVSRTPHPPRGRVDIDNQELVEPGIELDL from the exons ATGGCACGATCAACACTCATGCTTGGAAGAAGCTTCGCAGTACCCGAAAATGAAGGAAGAATCAATATAGGCAGAAATCAAGGAAGAAACAGAGAACCcagaaatgaagaaagaaacaGAGAACCCAGAAATCAAGCAAGAAACAGAGAATCCAGAGGCGAATATCATCAGAAACCCATCTCAAAAACTTGCCCCAAAAACTCCCATGAAAGCCCCATCGCTAAAACGATAATATTATTTGGGGGTTTGCGTAGCAGGGCAACTGCACCAATTGCTGATTGTCAatccaagaagaagaagaaacaaaagatGAGAATGAAGAACCTTAAATTTGTTGATGGAGATTCAACTTTTTCCACCCACACTAGTTGTTgcagaaaaggaagaaaagcaagTTACTCGTGTATGGCTTCTTCTTTTGATGATTTTGTTGTTTCAAGAACACCCCATCCTCCTCGAGGGAGAGTTGATATTGACAATCAG GAATTGGTGGAACCGGGGATTGAATTGGATTTGTGA
- the LOC107006345 gene encoding serine/threonine-protein kinase STY13-like, producing MQEVSIWCNLQHSNIAEFIGAIKKTNVSKIKIKCKKCANVLSTNGYCCIVVEYVGGGTLQSYLSKHTILKKKLPLDTTIQVALDVAKGLNYIHSNKIVHRDVKTKNLLVDKNGRVKIIDFGISSKFYSPMMVGTSGTMGYMAPEVLSGSSYDHKCDVYSFAICLWEMYACLCPYPQHISHSKISHQIYKYRRPEIPKSCPTALSDIMKKCWDVNPQNRPEMKEVVQMLLAIKTRRQQQQL from the exons ATGCAAGAAGTTTCTATTTGGTGCAATCTTCAACACTCCAATATTGCTGAG TTCATTGGAGCTATAAAGAAGACGAATGTGtcaaagattaaaataaaatgtaaaaaatgtgCAAATGTACTAAGTACAAATGGATATTGTTGCATAGTTGTGGAATATGTTGGTGGAGGTACTCTTCAATCCTATCTTTCCAAACATACaatattgaagaagaaattgcCTTTGGATACAACTATACAAGTTGCATTGGATGTTGCTAAAGGGTTGAATTACATTCATTCCAACAAAATTGTTCATAGAGATGTGAAGACTAAAAATTTACTTGTTGACAAAAATGGAAGAGTGAAGATAATTGATTTCGGAATCTCTAGTAAGTTTTATTCTCCTATGATGGTTGGAACAAGTGGAACTATGGGTTATATGGCTCCTGAGGTTTTGAGCGGTTCGTCATATGATCATAAATGTGATGTCTACAGCTTTGCAATTTGCTTGTGGGAAATGTATGCTTGTTTATGTCCATACCCTCAACACATTTCTCATAGTAAAATCTCACATCAAATTTACAAG TATCGAAGGCCTGAGATACCAAAGAGTTGTCCAACAGCATTGTCAGATATAATGAAGAAATGTTGGGATGTAAACCCACAAAATAGGCCAGAGATGAAGGAAGTGGTGCAGATGTTATTAGCCATTAAGACAAgaagacaacaacaacaattataa